CACGCTCCCTCCGTAAAGGATGCGGATCGAACGCGCCGCTCCTTCCCCGAAAAGCTCGCCGAGAACGCCGCGCGCGAAGCGGTGCATCTCCTCCGCGTCGCCGGCGGTCGCGGTTCGCCCGGTGCCGATCGCCCAGACCGGCTCGTAGGCGACGACCAGCTTCTCCTCGGCCTCGCGTGCGCCGACGCCGGCGAGCGCTTCGCGGAGCTGCCTCTCCACCACCTGCTTCTCCTCGCCGCGCAATCGCTCCTCTTCCTTCTCGCCGACGCAGAGGATGATCCCGAGACCGAGATCGACCGCCCGCCTCGCCTTCCCCCGGACAATCGCGTCGGTCTCTCCGCTCTCCCTTCTCTCCGAGTGGCCGACGATCGCGCGCGCGCACCCGAGATCGAGGAGCATCTCCGCCGAGACCTCGCCGGTGTGCGCGCCCGGCGCGTGGGGAGAGACGTCCTGCGCGCCGAGGAGCACCGGGCTCCCCTCGATCGCGGCGCGCACCGCCACGAGATACGGGAAGGGGGGCGCGAGGAGCACCTCGCGGTCCGTATTCCTCTCCTCGGCGAAACGGCGCACTTCTCCGGCGAGACGCGCGCTCGTTTCGCGCGTCAAGTTCATCTTCCAGTTTCCGGCGATCAGCTTTCTTCGCACGCGAAGTATCTCCAAGCCCGCGCGCAGCCTATCGGTCCGACAGGGCGGCGATCCCGGGAAGCTCCTTCCCCTCGACGAACTCGAGAGACGCCCCACCGCCGGTCGAGACATGCGACACGCGCGAGGCGACCCCCGCCTCGTGCAAGGCGCGCACCGTGTCGCCTCCCCCGACGACCGTAACCGCTCCCCGTTCGGTCGCCTCCGCGAGCGCGCGCGCGAGGCTCTCGGTTCCCCGCGCGAACGGCTTCATCTCGAAGACGCCCATCGGGCCGTTCCAGAAGACCGTGCGCGCCGATCCGATCTCCGCTGCGAACGCCGCTGCCGTCTCCGGTCCGATATCGGCGATCCGCCACCCCTTCTCGACGTCTCCCACCGGAACGACCCGCGTCTCCGCGTCCTCCTCGAGACGATCCGCGACGAGCGCGTCTCTTGGAAGGAGCATCTTGCGCGCTCCATCCGACTCGAGCAGCTCTCTCGCCATCCCGATCCGGTCCTCCTCCAGGAGCGAGTCGCCGATCTCAAGACCTCGGGCGGCGAAGAACGTCCCGCACATCCCGCCCCCGATGAGGAGGCGATCGACCGTCCCCGCGAGGTTCCGGATCACGTCGATCTTCCCGCTGATCTTCGCCCCCCCGAGCACGGCGACGAACGGACGCTGCGGGTTCTCGAGAAGCCGGGAGAGATAGTCGATCTCCTTCTCCATGAGAAGCCCGGCGGCGCGCACCGGAAAGTGCGCGGTCACTCCCGCGGTCGATGCGTGCGCGCGGTGCGCCGTCCCGAACGCGTCGTTCACGTAGACCTCGCCGAGCGAGGCGAGACGCGCGGCGAACGCCCGGTCGTTCTTCTCCTCCTCCGCGTGAAAGCGGAGATTCTCGAGAAGAAGAACCTCGCCCGAGCGGAGCGACCCGGCCGCAGTCTCCGCCTTCTCGCCGACGCAATCCTCCGCGAAGCGGACGGCCGCTCCGGGGAGAAGACCCGCCAAGTGCTTCGCCACCGGCGCCAGCGAGAAGACCGGATCGACCTTCCCCTTCGGCCGTCCGAGATGGCTCATGAGAACGAGCGAGCCCCCCCGGTCGAGAACGTACCGGATCGAGGGGAGCGAGGCGCGAATCCGCTCGTCGTTCGCGACCGTCCCGTCCTTGCCCATCGGGACGTTGAAGTCCACCCGCATGAGGACGCGCTTGCCGCGCACATCCGCGTCGTGAAGGGTCATCTTCTTCATCACCGGTCCTCCGGATGGAGCGCTCTCGCGATCGGGTTTAGAACGCGCCCGCCACCTTGAGGCTCATGTCCACCATGCGGCACGCGTACCCGTACTCGTTGTCGTACCACGAAAGAACCTTCGCCATGTTCCCCCCGAGAACGGCGGTCGAGAGACTGTCGACGATCGAGCTCGCAGGGTTTCCAATCACGTCGACCGACACGATCGGCTCGTCGCAATAGACGAGATATCCCCGAAGCGGAGAGCTCTCTGCAGCCGCGCGGATGGCTTCGTTAATCTCGGCGGCGGTCACCTCGCGCGAGAGGAGCGCCACGAGATCGACGAGGGACGCGTCCGCCGTCGGCACGCGCACCGCCATCCCGTCGAGCTTCCCCTTGAGCTCGGGCAGGACGAGCGAGACGGCCGAGGCGGCGCCCGTCGTCGTCGGGATCATCGAGAGCGCGGCCGCGCGCGCGCGGCGAAGATCCTTGTGGGGAAGATCGAGAATCCGCTGATCATTCGTATAGGCATGAATGGTCGTCATGAATCCTTTTTGGATTCCGAAGTTGTCGTGCAGGACCTTCGCCACCGGCGCGAGACAGTTCGTCGTGCAGGAGGCGGTCGAGATGATGTGGTGTTTCTCCGGATCGTACGAGGCGTCGTTCACGCCCATCACGATCGTGATGTCCGGATCCTTCGCCGGGGCGGAGATGAGAACCTTCTTCGCTCCCGCCTCGAGGTGGCGGGACGCCTCGTCCCGTTTCCGGAACTTCCCCGTCGCCTCGATGACGACGTCGACGCCGAGATCCGCCCACGGAAGCCGCGAGGGGTCCTTCTCCGCAAACACCCGGATCTCGCCCCCGGCGACGCGGATCGCGTTCCCTTCCCCCTTCACCGTCTCGTTCAACACCCCATGCACCGAGTCGTATTTGAGGAGATGCGCCAAGGTCGGCGCGTCCGTGAGATCGTTGATCGCGGCGAAACGGATGTTCGGGTCCCTGTACGCTCTTCGAAAGACGAGTCGGCCGATCCGGCCGAACCCATTGATACCGATCGTGATCGCCATCATTCCTTCCTTTCCGCAGAAAGGGTCTCCAAGAAAGGACCCCGCGCGCTCCCACCCGGGGTCCGGATCGCCTGGTCGGAATCAAACATAATACGTTCCGGAGCCGTGCCCGTCAACCCCGATGAAGCCCGAACAAGGAGCTTCGCGGCCTTGCCACGAGAACAGGCGCTGATGCGGCTTAGAAGGTCGGCGTCAACGAACCGCGGGGAGCGTGATCGTGACCGTGGTTCCGCGGCCGGGCTCGCTCGCGAGCGCGATCGTGCCGCCCGCTTCCTCGACGATCCGCCGGCACGTGGTGAGGCCGAGCCCCTCCCGACCGGCTCCCTTCGTCGTGAAGCCGGGCTCGAAGAGGCGCGGGAGATCTTGCGGCGCGATGCCGCGCCCTTCGTCGCGGACGCGGAGGACGATCCGTCCGGTCGACGGATCGACTGCGGTCGAAACGCGGATGCGGCCGCCCTCCCCCTTCCGGCGGCCGACCGCGTCGGCTGCGTTGGCGAAGAGCGAGAGAAGAAGCTGATGCCAGCGAGGCGGGTCGAGGAAGACCGCGGGGAGATCCCCCCCGAGGTTGGTCTCGA
The nucleotide sequence above comes from Candidatus Eisenbacteria bacterium. Encoded proteins:
- a CDS encoding triose-phosphate isomerase; translated protein: MSRPAVGRLSSSSRGRSFPGSPPCRTDRLRAGLEILRVRRKLIAGNWKMNLTRETSARLAGEVRRFAEERNTDREVLLAPPFPYLVAVRAAIEGSPVLLGAQDVSPHAPGAHTGEVSAEMLLDLGCARAIVGHSERRESGETDAIVRGKARRAVDLGLGIILCVGEKEEERLRGEEKQVVERQLREALAGVGAREAEEKLVVAYEPVWAIGTGRTATAGDAEEMHRFARGVLGELFGEGAARSIRILYGGSVKPSNAAELLGKDEIDGALVGGASLDAALFTEIISA
- a CDS encoding phosphoglycerate kinase translates to MKKMTLHDADVRGKRVLMRVDFNVPMGKDGTVANDERIRASLPSIRYVLDRGGSLVLMSHLGRPKGKVDPVFSLAPVAKHLAGLLPGAAVRFAEDCVGEKAETAAGSLRSGEVLLLENLRFHAEEEKNDRAFAARLASLGEVYVNDAFGTAHRAHASTAGVTAHFPVRAAGLLMEKEIDYLSRLLENPQRPFVAVLGGAKISGKIDVIRNLAGTVDRLLIGGGMCGTFFAARGLEIGDSLLEEDRIGMARELLESDGARKMLLPRDALVADRLEEDAETRVVPVGDVEKGWRIADIGPETAAAFAAEIGSARTVFWNGPMGVFEMKPFARGTESLARALAEATERGAVTVVGGGDTVRALHEAGVASRVSHVSTGGGASLEFVEGKELPGIAALSDR
- the gap gene encoding type I glyceraldehyde-3-phosphate dehydrogenase; translated protein: MAITIGINGFGRIGRLVFRRAYRDPNIRFAAINDLTDAPTLAHLLKYDSVHGVLNETVKGEGNAIRVAGGEIRVFAEKDPSRLPWADLGVDVVIEATGKFRKRDEASRHLEAGAKKVLISAPAKDPDITIVMGVNDASYDPEKHHIISTASCTTNCLAPVAKVLHDNFGIQKGFMTTIHAYTNDQRILDLPHKDLRRARAAALSMIPTTTGAASAVSLVLPELKGKLDGMAVRVPTADASLVDLVALLSREVTAAEINEAIRAAAESSPLRGYLVYCDEPIVSVDVIGNPASSIVDSLSTAVLGGNMAKVLSWYDNEYGYACRMVDMSLKVAGAF